One Mytilus trossulus isolate FHL-02 chromosome 5, PNRI_Mtr1.1.1.hap1, whole genome shotgun sequence DNA segment encodes these proteins:
- the LOC134718056 gene encoding uncharacterized protein LOC134718056, with translation MDTGLDSPIREAIANEVKSVIASSQQDMLNNMSAMMDSRLNRLQSNIQQSQFDISNAQINKIEESVSDNYKFQRKGNENQFRHSVKVISKLTEARSLLDTPDVSLSKVAAAKDKISEGIDLVQERQKLIKLADSSELGWRVVQEYVTNPIADDSEDEKRMNRAQSRAERKYKAEKAKKRPRPVPYNKDRSSEDNNSNYKPGRCFTCGNRGHWSDNCPQNKKSKIRHQGIKSNLS, from the exons ATGGACACCGGGTTAGATTCTCCGATTCGGGAAGCAATTGCAAACGAGGTAAAAAGTGTCATCGCTAGTTCTCAGCAGGACATGTTGAACAATATGAGCGCAATGATGGACTCAAGATTGAATCGTTTACAATCCAACATTCAACAGTCTCAGTTTGATATTTCCAACGCACAGATCAACAAAATAGAGGAAAGTGTATCAGACAATTACAAGTTTCAAAGGAAAGGGAATGAAAACCAGTTTCGACACAGTGTAAAAGTAATTTCCAAGTTAACGGAGGCCCGTTCCTTGCTGGATACTCCTGATGTCAGCCTCTCCAAAGTAGCCGCGGCAAAAGACAAGATATCGGAAGGTATAGACTTAGTTCAAGAGCGTCAGAAGCTTATTAAGTTAGCGGATTCTTCCGAGTTAGGATGGCGTGTAGTGCAGGAATATGTTACAAATCCTATAGCAGACGATTCTGAGGACGAGAAACGTATGAATAGGGCCCAATCTAGAGcagaaagaaaatataaagcGGAAAAGGCAAAAAAGCGTCCAAGACCAGTTCCATATAACAAAGACAGGAGCTCTGAAGACAATAACTCAAACTACAAGCCTGGTAGATGTTTCACTTGTGGAAACAGAGGCCATTGGAGTGATAATTGTCCACAAAATAAGAAGTCAAAGATAA GACATCAGGGTATTAAGAGTAACCTCTCTTAA